The following coding sequences are from one Epilithonimonas vandammei window:
- a CDS encoding NgoPII family restriction endonuclease → MTNILEAIINISKLENLNIEEVILGNNRAVNMGEGLESFVKNAFSNAFGIDDKNEKNKIYSEYFSYEGSKRTPPDLMLKDGDALEVKKTETLSTELQLNSSHPKAKLFYNSTLINAHCRNCEEWEIKDFIYVIGHLPKSNYLSSLWFIHGEIYAADESVYIDLKNSVSELLESSDDLSFSPTNEIGRINAVDPLKITNLRVRGMWLLQPPYKAFDYVHEYDKTAKFQTITILSTEKYLSYPIASRTKIEEDENIKIKDIKVNNPNNPVDLIDAKLITFKLNE, encoded by the coding sequence ATGACAAATATTTTAGAAGCAATTATCAATATATCAAAACTCGAGAATTTAAATATTGAAGAGGTAATCTTGGGGAATAATCGTGCTGTAAATATGGGCGAAGGTTTGGAAAGTTTTGTAAAGAACGCCTTCTCAAATGCTTTTGGAATTGACGACAAAAATGAGAAGAATAAAATTTACAGTGAATATTTTTCCTATGAAGGTTCTAAAAGAACACCACCGGATTTGATGTTAAAAGATGGCGATGCTTTAGAAGTTAAGAAAACTGAAACACTTTCAACCGAATTACAATTAAACAGTTCACACCCAAAAGCAAAACTATTTTACAACAGCACATTAATCAATGCTCATTGTAGAAATTGCGAAGAATGGGAAATCAAAGATTTTATTTATGTAATTGGTCATCTTCCAAAATCAAATTACCTTTCTTCTTTATGGTTTATTCACGGTGAAATCTATGCTGCAGATGAAAGTGTTTACATAGATTTGAAAAATTCCGTATCTGAATTATTGGAAAGTTCAGACGATTTAAGTTTTTCGCCAACAAATGAAATTGGTAGAATAAATGCAGTTGACCCATTGAAAATAACAAATTTAAGAGTTCGTGGAATGTGGTTGTTACAACCGCCGTACAAGGCTTTTGATTATGTTCACGAATATGATAAAACAGCAAAATTCCAAACAATTACGATTTTGTCAACTGAGAAATATTTGTCATATCCAATTGCGAGTAGAACCAAAATTGAAGAAGACGAAAATATTAAAATAAAAGACATCAAAGTAAACAATCCTAATAATCCTGTTGACTTAATTGATGCAAAATTGATAACATTTAAACTAAACGAATAA
- the nadA gene encoding quinolinate synthase NadA: MENTLETAINNMPVKGFLDLKEFAIPTGDDLVKAILDLKKEKNAVILAHYYQPGPIQDIADFLGDSLQLARQAKETDADMIAFCGVHFMAEAAKILNPTKKVVLPDTLAGCSLADGCSAEGLNKMREQHPNALVATYINCNAETKAASDIIVTSSNAEQIIEALPKDRPIIFAPDKNLGRYLSKKTGRDMILWDGSCIVHEAFSMERIAQQLADHPNAKLIAHPESETPVLELAHFIGSTSALLNYVEQDDCQEFIIATEEGILHEMRKRAPHKSLIPALVFDESCNCSECFFMKRNTLEKLYLCMKYELPEITMDEEVRLKALKPIEAMLELSKSIK; encoded by the coding sequence ATGGAAAATACATTAGAAACTGCAATAAATAATATGCCTGTAAAGGGTTTTCTTGATCTGAAGGAGTTTGCGATTCCAACAGGTGATGATCTTGTGAAAGCAATTCTTGACCTTAAAAAGGAAAAAAACGCTGTGATTTTGGCGCATTATTATCAGCCAGGCCCAATTCAGGATATCGCTGATTTTCTTGGAGATTCTTTGCAGTTGGCAAGACAGGCGAAGGAAACCGATGCTGATATGATTGCTTTTTGTGGCGTTCACTTTATGGCAGAAGCGGCGAAAATCCTTAATCCAACAAAAAAAGTGGTTCTTCCAGATACTTTGGCCGGTTGTTCTTTGGCAGACGGTTGTTCGGCTGAAGGTCTTAACAAAATGCGCGAACAGCATCCGAATGCTCTTGTTGCGACTTACATCAATTGTAATGCAGAAACCAAAGCGGCTTCCGATATTATCGTAACAAGCTCCAATGCAGAACAAATCATCGAAGCTTTGCCAAAAGACCGACCAATTATTTTTGCTCCGGATAAAAACTTAGGAAGATATCTTAGCAAAAAAACAGGTCGAGATATGATTCTTTGGGACGGAAGCTGTATCGTTCACGAGGCGTTTTCTATGGAAAGAATTGCGCAACAATTGGCAGATCATCCCAACGCAAAACTGATTGCTCATCCAGAAAGCGAAACCCCAGTTTTAGAATTAGCGCATTTCATCGGCTCAACGTCAGCACTTCTGAATTATGTGGAACAAGATGATTGTCAGGAATTTATCATTGCGACAGAAGAAGGTATTCTTCACGAGATGAGAAAACGTGCGCCACACAAATCCTTGATTCCGGCTTTGGTTTTCGACGAGAGCTGCAACTGTTCAGAATGTTTCTTTATGAAGAGAAACACGCTGGAAAAACTCTATCTGTGTATGAAGTACGAACTTCCAGAAATCACTATGGATGAAGAAGTTCGACTTAAGGCACTGAAACCGATTGAAGCAATGCTGGAACTTTCCAAGAGCATCAAATAA
- the folB gene encoding dihydroneopterin aldolase, whose protein sequence is MKSKIILEDIKIYAFHGVLPEEALIGNNYIINAELHADLEKASKSDNLDDTVNYAEVNEIIHQEMVIRSELLEHVIGRIINKIENQFPQITFIKIKLTKTVPPMPGEMKGVSVEFEKEINS, encoded by the coding sequence ATGAAATCAAAAATCATTTTAGAAGACATAAAAATCTATGCTTTTCACGGTGTTTTGCCAGAAGAAGCTTTGATTGGGAACAATTATATTATCAATGCAGAATTACATGCGGATTTAGAAAAAGCGTCAAAATCTGATAATCTTGATGATACTGTCAATTACGCTGAGGTCAACGAAATCATCCATCAGGAAATGGTCATCCGCTCCGAGCTTTTGGAACATGTGATTGGAAGAATCATTAATAAAATCGAAAATCAATTTCCACAAATCACTTTCATCAAAATCAAATTAACAAAAACAGTTCCGCCAATGCCGGGCGAAATGAAAGGCGTGAGCGTGGAATTTGAGAAGGAAATTAACTCATAA
- a CDS encoding HIT family protein, translated as MSTIFSKIISGEIPSYKIAEDDKHIAFLDVMPLVKGHTLVVPKKETDLIFDLESDDYKELWGFTQEIAKKIKKAVPCKRVGIAVVGLEVPHAHIHLIPLNSMDDLNFKNVRLIFSPEEYKEIQKSITKA; from the coding sequence ATGAGTACTATTTTTTCTAAAATCATCAGCGGAGAAATTCCTAGTTATAAAATAGCAGAGGATGACAAGCATATTGCTTTTCTAGATGTAATGCCTTTGGTAAAAGGTCATACGTTGGTTGTTCCGAAAAAAGAAACAGATCTGATTTTTGATCTGGAATCTGATGATTATAAAGAGTTATGGGGATTTACCCAAGAAATTGCGAAGAAAATCAAAAAAGCTGTGCCTTGTAAAAGAGTTGGCATAGCAGTTGTAGGTCTGGAAGTTCCTCATGCTCATATACATTTGATACCACTTAATAGTATGGATGATCTTAATTTTAAAAACGTAAGGTTGATTTTTTCGCCAGAAGAGTACAAAGAAATTCAGAAATCCATAACAAAAGCATAA
- the greA gene encoding transcription elongation factor GreA has product MNYVTKEGLDKMKAELEQLETIERPKITQQIAEARDKGDLSENAEYDAAKEAQGMLEMRISKLKDVISTSKIIDGSQLDLSKVSILTTVRLKNNATKGEQKFTLVPDNESDIKSGKISVNTPIAKGLLGKAVGETADIVLPNGNKLSFEVLEISL; this is encoded by the coding sequence ATGAACTACGTAACCAAAGAAGGTTTGGACAAAATGAAGGCCGAACTGGAGCAACTAGAAACGATTGAAAGACCAAAAATAACACAGCAGATTGCTGAAGCAAGAGATAAAGGTGATCTGTCTGAAAATGCAGAGTACGACGCAGCTAAGGAGGCACAAGGGATGTTGGAAATGAGAATTTCTAAACTGAAGGATGTTATTTCTACATCCAAAATCATCGATGGAAGTCAGCTTGACCTTAGCAAAGTATCTATTCTTACAACAGTTAGATTGAAAAATAATGCTACAAAAGGAGAGCAAAAGTTCACTTTGGTTCCTGATAATGAAAGTGATATAAAATCTGGCAAAATTTCTGTGAATACGCCAATTGCTAAGGGTCTTTTGGGGAAAGCTGTTGGTGAAACTGCTGATATTGTTTTGCCAAACGGTAATAAACTTTCTTTTGAGGTTTTAGAAATCTCATTATAA
- a CDS encoding YicC/YloC family endoribonuclease: protein MILSMTGFGRAETVYKGKKITVDIKSLNSKNFDLNVKVPLRYKEKEFDIRKLLNDKILRGKVDCYISCESLEDSNEVTINQDVVKNYIEQLRSVASDAPEFEYLKMAVRMPDVLSTKSSELEDDEWKALLEVVQESVDRFIEFRQTEGNQLAEEIEKIVQNIEYNLSEVAQYEEERIQPIKDRYLSALKNFENVDETRYYQEMVYFVEKLDISEEKVRLSQHIKYYLEVMKNEDFNGKKLGFIAQEMGREINTLGSKANHSEIQKLVVEMKDDLEKIKEQTLNVL, encoded by the coding sequence ATGATATTATCAATGACAGGTTTTGGACGTGCCGAAACTGTTTACAAGGGAAAAAAAATCACGGTGGATATCAAATCCTTAAACAGCAAGAATTTCGATCTCAATGTCAAAGTTCCACTCAGATACAAGGAAAAAGAATTTGACATCCGTAAATTGCTTAACGATAAAATACTAAGAGGAAAAGTTGATTGTTACATCAGCTGCGAAAGTCTAGAAGACAGTAATGAGGTAACAATTAATCAAGATGTTGTTAAGAATTATATCGAGCAATTGAGATCAGTTGCTTCTGACGCCCCGGAATTTGAATATCTAAAGATGGCAGTGAGAATGCCGGATGTTTTATCCACCAAAAGTTCAGAATTAGAAGACGATGAGTGGAAAGCACTTCTGGAAGTTGTTCAAGAATCTGTTGATAGATTTATAGAATTCCGTCAAACAGAAGGTAATCAACTGGCTGAAGAAATTGAGAAAATTGTTCAAAACATCGAATATAACCTAAGCGAGGTTGCTCAATACGAGGAAGAAAGAATCCAGCCGATAAAAGACCGTTATCTTTCTGCGCTTAAGAATTTTGAGAATGTAGATGAAACAAGATATTATCAGGAGATGGTTTATTTTGTTGAAAAACTGGATATTTCAGAAGAAAAAGTTCGTCTTTCCCAGCACATCAAATATTATCTTGAAGTGATGAAAAACGAAGATTTCAACGGAAAAAAATTAGGTTTCATTGCTCAGGAAATGGGAAGAGAAATCAATACTTTAGGTTCAAAAGCCAATCATTCTGAGATTCAGAAATTGGTGGTGGAGATGAAGGATGATTTGGAAAAAATCAAGGAGCAAACGCTGAATGTTTTGTAA
- the dtd gene encoding D-aminoacyl-tRNA deacylase, with product MRVVIQRVSEASVKVDNQIVGEIGKGLMLLIGVDESDENSDADWLVKKILDVRVFSDDEGKMNHSVKDINGEILCISQFTLISDYKKGNRPSYIKAARPDKAIPLFEYFKDEMKKSGLKTESGIFGADMKVSLINDGPVTLVFDSKTKQ from the coding sequence ATGAGAGTCGTAATACAACGCGTTTCCGAAGCAAGCGTAAAAGTAGATAACCAAATTGTCGGAGAGATTGGAAAAGGATTAATGTTGTTGATTGGCGTGGATGAAAGTGATGAGAATAGCGATGCAGATTGGCTTGTGAAAAAAATTCTTGACGTCAGAGTTTTTTCTGATGACGAAGGAAAAATGAATCATTCTGTAAAAGATATTAATGGAGAAATTCTTTGTATCAGCCAATTCACATTGATTTCTGATTATAAAAAAGGCAATCGCCCTTCGTACATCAAAGCAGCAAGACCAGACAAAGCCATTCCGTTGTTTGAATATTTCAAAGATGAAATGAAAAAATCTGGCTTGAAAACCGAAAGCGGAATCTTCGGCGCAGATATGAAAGTTTCACTGATTAATGACGGACCTGTCACTTTAGTTTTTGACAGTAAGACAAAACAATAA
- the gmk gene encoding guanylate kinase, with product MKEKVIIFSAPSGSGKTTLVKHGLSVIPQLSFSISATTRQPRGEEEHAKDYYFLTPEEFRAKISEDGFVEFEEVYTDKYYGTLKSEVERIWKEGKVVIFDVDVKGGIRLKEIFGDKALSIFVMPPSIAELEQRLIKRNTDCAETIKTRVEKAGEEMTYQKHFDKIIVNTDLDTAKAEVEKIINNFINK from the coding sequence ATGAAAGAAAAAGTTATCATATTTTCCGCACCATCCGGAAGTGGAAAAACAACATTAGTAAAACACGGATTGTCTGTGATTCCTCAACTTAGTTTTTCAATTTCTGCGACCACAAGACAACCACGAGGCGAAGAAGAGCACGCAAAAGATTATTATTTCTTAACACCGGAAGAATTCAGAGCTAAAATCTCAGAAGATGGATTTGTAGAATTTGAGGAAGTTTATACGGACAAATATTATGGAACTCTGAAATCCGAAGTCGAGAGAATCTGGAAAGAAGGAAAAGTTGTGATTTTTGATGTGGATGTAAAAGGTGGAATCCGATTAAAAGAGATTTTCGGAGACAAAGCGTTGTCGATTTTCGTGATGCCACCAAGTATTGCCGAGTTGGAACAGAGATTGATAAAAAGAAATACCGACTGTGCAGAAACCATCAAAACCAGAGTTGAAAAAGCAGGCGAAGAAATGACTTATCAAAAACACTTCGATAAAATTATTGTGAATACAGATTTGGACACTGCAAAAGCGGAAGTCGAGAAAATAATCAATAACTTTATCAATAAATAA
- a CDS encoding SIMPL domain-containing protein produces the protein MRNYIAVGIAALGFIIAAALLGNAVKNRNKSENTVSVTGLGSKTFTSDLISWSGSFSKNSFELKSAYDALAIDRQVISQYLKSKGVKENEMVFSAVDIQKQFRNYTDSNGNYQQGEFAGYNLTQNVSIKSKEVAKIENISRNITEIINRGIEFTSSSPQYFYTKLSDVKQEMIANATKDAKERAEKIAENAGSSLGNLKKATMGVIQITAPNSNEDYSYGGTYNTTSKDKEASITIKLEYEVD, from the coding sequence ATGAGAAATTACATTGCAGTGGGAATTGCTGCTTTAGGTTTTATTATTGCTGCTGCGCTTTTGGGTAATGCCGTCAAAAACAGGAACAAATCAGAAAATACAGTTTCTGTGACGGGACTTGGTTCTAAAACTTTTACTTCCGATTTAATTTCCTGGTCGGGAAGTTTTTCTAAAAACAGTTTTGAATTAAAATCTGCCTACGATGCTTTGGCAATTGACAGACAAGTGATTTCTCAATATTTGAAATCTAAAGGCGTGAAAGAAAACGAAATGGTTTTCTCAGCCGTTGACATTCAGAAACAGTTTAGGAATTATACAGATTCTAATGGGAATTACCAGCAAGGAGAATTCGCAGGTTATAATTTAACTCAGAATGTTTCCATCAAATCAAAAGAAGTCGCAAAGATTGAAAACATCTCCAGAAATATCACAGAAATCATCAATCGTGGAATCGAATTCACATCTTCATCACCTCAATATTTCTACACAAAACTGTCTGATGTAAAACAAGAAATGATAGCCAACGCTACTAAAGATGCAAAAGAACGCGCAGAGAAAATTGCAGAAAATGCGGGAAGCAGTCTTGGAAATTTGAAAAAAGCAACAATGGGCGTGATTCAGATTACAGCGCCTAATTCAAATGAAGATTACTCTTACGGCGGAACTTACAACACAACTTCCAAAGATAAAGAAGCAAGCATTACTATAAAACTCGAATACGAAGTGGATTAA
- a CDS encoding purine-nucleoside phosphorylase has translation MLEKFKETAEFIKNIIGETPDFAIVLGSGLGKLQHEVEAIHTLDYKDIPNFPQTTIVGHGGKLIYGILEGKKVLMMSGRFHYYEGHSMETVTFPFRVFHLLGIKNLILSNACGGVNPNFKVADIMVLTDHINMMPEHPLRGKNIDELGPRFVDMSEPYNRKMISIAKDIATQENIDLKEGVYVALTGPTFETPAEYGMVRAIGGDAVGMSTVPEVIVAKHQGMDCFCLSIITDLGGPEISFAVSHEEVLEAANKAMPNVIKIVKGLVKNY, from the coding sequence ATGTTAGAAAAGTTTAAAGAAACAGCAGAATTCATCAAAAACATTATCGGAGAAACTCCTGATTTTGCAATAGTTTTGGGTTCTGGTCTTGGAAAACTTCAGCACGAGGTGGAGGCGATCCATACTTTAGATTACAAAGACATCCCCAACTTTCCCCAAACTACGATTGTTGGTCACGGCGGAAAATTGATTTACGGAATTCTTGAAGGCAAAAAAGTTTTGATGATGAGCGGCAGATTTCATTATTATGAAGGTCATTCTATGGAAACTGTGACTTTTCCTTTCCGCGTTTTTCATTTGTTAGGAATCAAGAATTTGATTTTGTCTAATGCTTGTGGAGGCGTGAATCCAAACTTCAAAGTGGCTGACATTATGGTATTGACAGACCATATCAATATGATGCCGGAACATCCGTTGAGAGGCAAAAATATTGATGAATTAGGCCCTCGTTTTGTTGATATGAGTGAACCTTATAATCGAAAAATGATTTCTATTGCTAAAGATATTGCAACCCAAGAAAACATCGACCTAAAAGAAGGTGTTTATGTAGCCTTAACAGGACCAACGTTTGAAACGCCTGCAGAATACGGAATGGTAAGAGCTATTGGTGGAGATGCTGTCGGGATGAGTACAGTTCCAGAAGTGATTGTTGCAAAACATCAGGGGATGGATTGTTTCTGTCTTTCCATTATTACAGATTTAGGCGGTCCTGAAATTTCTTTTGCCGTTTCCCACGAAGAAGTTCTGGAAGCAGCTAATAAAGCAATGCCAAATGTGATTAAAATTGTAAAAGGTTTGGTAAAGAATTATTAG
- the lpxK gene encoding tetraacyldisaccharide 4'-kinase, producing MKRWYLYPFSLGYHLGTSIRNRMYDWGIFSSTKFRTPIIGVGNLSVGGSGKSPMVMYLADYLSKFYRTGVLSRGYGRITKGYNIVNYDSNYKLVGDEPMQLFERFRNRFVIGVCEDRVYGAKKIIEDMDLDVLLLDDSFQHRAIKPGMNLLLTDYNDPYFKDFILPAGDLRESRHGMSRANIIMVTKCPDDLTEEKKQYYISRIRPQHYQKVFFSSISYDENILGIDKMMPVKNLDYYDVLLITGIANPSQLLKEISKYNKKVKHLQYKDHHNFTDEDIKKITAEYKKLGEYKVILTTEKDYVRLKTFDYLRNKIYYWPINVEIDKLEEFNNIIQNYVRKV from the coding sequence ATGAAAAGATGGTATCTCTACCCTTTTTCCTTAGGTTATCATTTGGGAACTTCTATTAGAAACCGAATGTATGATTGGGGAATTTTTTCTTCTACGAAATTCAGAACACCAATAATTGGTGTCGGAAACCTGTCGGTTGGTGGCAGCGGAAAATCGCCGATGGTAATGTATTTGGCCGATTATTTATCCAAATTCTACAGAACAGGTGTACTATCACGTGGTTACGGAAGAATCACAAAAGGCTACAACATTGTAAACTACGACAGCAATTATAAACTGGTTGGAGATGAACCGATGCAATTGTTTGAACGTTTTCGTAATCGTTTCGTCATTGGCGTTTGTGAAGACCGTGTTTACGGCGCAAAAAAAATCATAGAAGATATGGATCTTGACGTTCTTCTTCTGGATGACAGCTTTCAGCATCGTGCGATAAAGCCGGGGATGAATCTTCTTTTGACAGATTATAATGATCCTTATTTCAAAGATTTCATTTTACCAGCTGGTGATCTTCGCGAAAGCAGACACGGAATGAGTCGTGCGAATATAATAATGGTCACAAAATGTCCGGATGATTTGACTGAAGAGAAAAAGCAATATTACATTTCCAGAATCAGACCTCAGCATTACCAGAAAGTATTTTTTTCATCCATTTCTTACGATGAAAATATTCTTGGAATTGATAAAATGATGCCAGTGAAAAATCTGGACTATTACGATGTTTTATTAATTACCGGAATTGCAAATCCTTCACAATTATTAAAAGAGATTTCCAAATACAATAAAAAGGTCAAACACCTGCAATACAAAGACCATCATAATTTTACGGATGAAGACATCAAAAAGATTACGGCCGAGTATAAAAAATTGGGTGAATATAAAGTCATTCTAACAACTGAGAAAGATTATGTCCGTCTAAAAACATTTGATTATCTAAGAAATAAAATCTATTATTGGCCCATCAATGTGGAGATAGATAAACTGGAAGAGTTCAACAATATCATTCAAAACTATGTTAGAAAAGTTTAA